Proteins from one Phoenix dactylifera cultivar Barhee BC4 unplaced genomic scaffold, palm_55x_up_171113_PBpolish2nd_filt_p 000409F, whole genome shotgun sequence genomic window:
- the LOC103714680 gene encoding bifunctional dethiobiotin synthetase/7,8-diamino-pelargonic acid aminotransferase, mitochondrial isoform X2: MPSCPLLPLLPRRRPPPSPLLLLLLSRSLHSSPPELDLSHPTLVVWGSNTGVGKTIVSAGLAASVLSPSSPNTATFLYLKPVQTGFPRDSDSRFVYRKVSDLFRHRLGGFSAQLLASNHALKASVPAAREVLGARTERPGEEGEEASTGLCCYEETRVGTGESTTGDFKLVCKTLYGWKEAISPHLAVEREGMAVEDSSLREVLGRLLNSSMGGGGDRRKENVWRVIETAGGVASPGPSGSIQCDLYRPFRLPAVLVGDGHLGGISTTLSAYESLTLRGYDVIAIILADHGLSNEIPLLSNLRHRVPVLVLPPVPEDPLNDLVDWFCESSKAFSSLQDLVQSTHSKRIQRLHDMPRKAGNILWWPFTQHKLVPEEIVTVIDSRCGENFAVHKVRNDREMIVRQFDACASWWTQGPDFALQIELARDMGYSAARYGHVMFPENVYEPALHCAELLLEGVGKGWASRTYYSDNGSTAIEIALKMAFRKFLLDNEMLMDSGNGISSERCIELRVLALNGSYHGDTLGAMEAQAPSSYTGFLQQPWYSGRGLFLDPPTIFIHKEIWNLSVPESFESDQLKPEDMRFSSSDALFCPSRDSSAIAGIYSAYISNQLLQFSKLSCSTQIGALIIEPVIQAAGGMHMIDPLFQRILVRECRNRRIPVVFDEVFTGFWRLGKESAAELLGCVPDVACFGKLMSGGIIPLAVTLTTEAVFEAFKGDSKLMALLHGHSYSAHAMGCTAAAKSIQWFRDPFTNPNVEFKEKKLKELAP; this comes from the exons TGTCTGGGGCTCTAACACCGGCGTCGGCAAAACCATAGTCTCCGCCGGGCTCGCCGCCTCCGtcctctccccctcctcccccaACACCGCAACATTCCTCTACCTCAAGCCCGTCCAGACCGGCTTCCCCCGCGACTCCGACTCCCGTTTCGTCTACAGGAAGGTCTCGGACCTCTTCCGCCATCGCCTGGGTGGCTTCTCTGCCCAACTTCTCGCCTCGAATCACGCCCTCAAGGCTTCGGTCCCGGCCGCCCGCGAGGTGCTCGGCGCCCGGACCGAGCGGCCTGGGGAGGAAGGGGAGGAAGCGTCCACGGGTTTGTGCTGCTACGAGGAGACGCGGGTGGGGACAGGGGAGAGTACAACGGGAGATTTTAAGCTTGTGTGCAAGACGTTGTATGGATGGAAGGAGGCCATTTCTCCACATCTTGCAGTAGAGAGAGAAGGGATGGCAGTGGAGGACTCATCACTGAGGGAAGTACTGGGGAGGCTTTTGAATTCTTCTATGGGAGGAGGAGGTGATCGGCGGAAGGAGAATGTTTGGAGAGTGATCGAGACTGCAGGGGGTGTTGCGAGTCCAGGGCCTTCAGGTTCTATCCAGTGTGATTTGTATAG GCCTTTCCGGCTGCCTGCTGTTCTAGTGGGAGATGGCCATTTGGGCGGTATATCTACGACTTTATCTGCATACGAGAGTTTAACGCTCAGAGGATATGATGTCATAGCCATTATTTTAGCAGATCATGGTCTATCAAATGAGATTCCCTTGTTGTCTAACTTAAGGCACAG GGTTCCTGTGCTTGTATTGCCACCTGTCCCAGAAGACCCATTAAATGATCTGGTGGATTGGTTTTGTGAATCTAGCAAAGCATTCAGTTCTCTTCAGGATTTGGTGCAATCTACTCATTCAAAAAGGATCCAAAGGTTACATGATATGCCCAGAAAGGCAGGGAATATTCTCTGGTGGCCATTCACTCAGCACAAACTTGTTCCTGAAGAGATTGTTACAGTAATTGACTCACGTTGTGGTGAAAATTTTGCAGTACATAAG GTTCGCAATGATCGGGAAATGATTGTTCGACAGTTTGATGCATGTGCTAGTTGGTGGACTCAAGGGCCAGATTTTGCTTTGCAG ATTGAGCTTGCAAGAGATATGGGCTATTCTGCTGCAAGGTATGGACATGTAATGTTTCCTGAAAATGTCTATGAGCCAGCACTGCATTGTGCAGAACTTCTGCTAGAAGGAGTTGGAAAAG GTTGGGCTTCTCGAACTTATTATTCTGACAATGGATCAACAGCAATTGAAATTGCCCTTAAGATGGCATTCCGTAAATTCTTATTAGACAATGAAATGCTTATGGATTCTGGCAACGGGATTTCAAGTGAAAGATGTATTGAGCTCAGG GTTCTTGCTCTCAATGGATCTTATCATGGTGATACTTTGGGTGCCATGGAAGCACAAGCTCCATCGTCGTATACAGGTTTTCTACAACAGCCATG GTATTCAGGAAGGGGCCTTTTTCTGGATCCTCCAACTATTTTCATTCATAAAGAGATCTGGAATCTTTCTGTTCCTGAGTCTTTTGAATCTGATCAACTGAAGCCTGAAGATATGA GATTTAGCTCGTCCGATGCGTTATTTTGTCCAAGCAGGGACTCTTCAGCTATTGCTGGAATCTACTCCGCTTACATATCAAATCAATTACTGCAATTTTCCAAATTGAGTTGTTCCACACAGATTGGAGCGCTAATTATAGAACCAG TTATACAAGCTGCTGGTGGAATGCACATGATTGATCCACTTTTTCAGCGCATCCTTGTCAGGGAGTGTCGAAATCGTAGAATtcctgttgtatttgatgaagtTTTTACAGGTTTCTGGCGTCTTGGGAAAGAG TCTGCTGCTGAACTTCTAGGTTGTGTACCAGATGTGGCATGCTTTGGGAAACTGATGAGTGGAGGGATTATACCGTTGGCAGTAACTTTGACAACGGAAGCTGTTTTTGAAGCATTTAAAGGTGACTCAAAG CTTATGGCTCTTCTACATGGTCACTCTTACAGTGCCCATGCTATGGGTTGTACAGCAGCTGCAAAATCTATACAGTGGTTCAGAGATCCTTTTACAAATCCTAATGTCGAGTTTAAAGAGAAGAAACTAAAGGAG CTTGCACCTTGA
- the LOC103714680 gene encoding bifunctional dethiobiotin synthetase/7,8-diamino-pelargonic acid aminotransferase, mitochondrial isoform X1, whose amino-acid sequence MPSCPLLPLLPRRRPPPSPLLLLLLSRSLHSSPPELDLSHPTLVVWGSNTGVGKTIVSAGLAASVLSPSSPNTATFLYLKPVQTGFPRDSDSRFVYRKVSDLFRHRLGGFSAQLLASNHALKASVPAAREVLGARTERPGEEGEEASTGLCCYEETRVGTGESTTGDFKLVCKTLYGWKEAISPHLAVEREGMAVEDSSLREVLGRLLNSSMGGGGDRRKENVWRVIETAGGVASPGPSGSIQCDLYRPFRLPAVLVGDGHLGGISTTLSAYESLTLRGYDVIAIILADHGLSNEIPLLSNLRHRVPVLVLPPVPEDPLNDLVDWFCESSKAFSSLQDLVQSTHSKRIQRLHDMPRKAGNILWWPFTQHKLVPEEIVTVIDSRCGENFAVHKVRNDREMIVRQFDACASWWTQGPDFALQIELARDMGYSAARYGHVMFPENVYEPALHCAELLLEGVGKGWASRTYYSDNGSTAIEIALKMAFRKFLLDNEMLMDSGNGISSERCIELRVLALNGSYHGDTLGAMEAQAPSSYTGFLQQPWYSGRGLFLDPPTIFIHKEIWNLSVPESFESDQLKPEDMRFSSSDALFCPSRDSSAIAGIYSAYISNQLLQFSKLSCSTQIGALIIEPVIQAAGGMHMIDPLFQRILVRECRNRRIPVVFDEVFTGFWRLGKESAAELLGCVPDVACFGKLMSGGIIPLAVTLTTEAVFEAFKGDSKLMALLHGHSYSAHAMGCTAAAKSIQWFRDPFTNPNVEFKEKKLKELWEMKLVLQISSLPAVQRVITLGTLCAVELKAEGSDAGYASLYASLLVQQLREDGLYVRPLGNVIYLMCGPCTSSHFCSQQLQQVYQRLHEFSQHQLRDSQSFQREG is encoded by the exons TGTCTGGGGCTCTAACACCGGCGTCGGCAAAACCATAGTCTCCGCCGGGCTCGCCGCCTCCGtcctctccccctcctcccccaACACCGCAACATTCCTCTACCTCAAGCCCGTCCAGACCGGCTTCCCCCGCGACTCCGACTCCCGTTTCGTCTACAGGAAGGTCTCGGACCTCTTCCGCCATCGCCTGGGTGGCTTCTCTGCCCAACTTCTCGCCTCGAATCACGCCCTCAAGGCTTCGGTCCCGGCCGCCCGCGAGGTGCTCGGCGCCCGGACCGAGCGGCCTGGGGAGGAAGGGGAGGAAGCGTCCACGGGTTTGTGCTGCTACGAGGAGACGCGGGTGGGGACAGGGGAGAGTACAACGGGAGATTTTAAGCTTGTGTGCAAGACGTTGTATGGATGGAAGGAGGCCATTTCTCCACATCTTGCAGTAGAGAGAGAAGGGATGGCAGTGGAGGACTCATCACTGAGGGAAGTACTGGGGAGGCTTTTGAATTCTTCTATGGGAGGAGGAGGTGATCGGCGGAAGGAGAATGTTTGGAGAGTGATCGAGACTGCAGGGGGTGTTGCGAGTCCAGGGCCTTCAGGTTCTATCCAGTGTGATTTGTATAG GCCTTTCCGGCTGCCTGCTGTTCTAGTGGGAGATGGCCATTTGGGCGGTATATCTACGACTTTATCTGCATACGAGAGTTTAACGCTCAGAGGATATGATGTCATAGCCATTATTTTAGCAGATCATGGTCTATCAAATGAGATTCCCTTGTTGTCTAACTTAAGGCACAG GGTTCCTGTGCTTGTATTGCCACCTGTCCCAGAAGACCCATTAAATGATCTGGTGGATTGGTTTTGTGAATCTAGCAAAGCATTCAGTTCTCTTCAGGATTTGGTGCAATCTACTCATTCAAAAAGGATCCAAAGGTTACATGATATGCCCAGAAAGGCAGGGAATATTCTCTGGTGGCCATTCACTCAGCACAAACTTGTTCCTGAAGAGATTGTTACAGTAATTGACTCACGTTGTGGTGAAAATTTTGCAGTACATAAG GTTCGCAATGATCGGGAAATGATTGTTCGACAGTTTGATGCATGTGCTAGTTGGTGGACTCAAGGGCCAGATTTTGCTTTGCAG ATTGAGCTTGCAAGAGATATGGGCTATTCTGCTGCAAGGTATGGACATGTAATGTTTCCTGAAAATGTCTATGAGCCAGCACTGCATTGTGCAGAACTTCTGCTAGAAGGAGTTGGAAAAG GTTGGGCTTCTCGAACTTATTATTCTGACAATGGATCAACAGCAATTGAAATTGCCCTTAAGATGGCATTCCGTAAATTCTTATTAGACAATGAAATGCTTATGGATTCTGGCAACGGGATTTCAAGTGAAAGATGTATTGAGCTCAGG GTTCTTGCTCTCAATGGATCTTATCATGGTGATACTTTGGGTGCCATGGAAGCACAAGCTCCATCGTCGTATACAGGTTTTCTACAACAGCCATG GTATTCAGGAAGGGGCCTTTTTCTGGATCCTCCAACTATTTTCATTCATAAAGAGATCTGGAATCTTTCTGTTCCTGAGTCTTTTGAATCTGATCAACTGAAGCCTGAAGATATGA GATTTAGCTCGTCCGATGCGTTATTTTGTCCAAGCAGGGACTCTTCAGCTATTGCTGGAATCTACTCCGCTTACATATCAAATCAATTACTGCAATTTTCCAAATTGAGTTGTTCCACACAGATTGGAGCGCTAATTATAGAACCAG TTATACAAGCTGCTGGTGGAATGCACATGATTGATCCACTTTTTCAGCGCATCCTTGTCAGGGAGTGTCGAAATCGTAGAATtcctgttgtatttgatgaagtTTTTACAGGTTTCTGGCGTCTTGGGAAAGAG TCTGCTGCTGAACTTCTAGGTTGTGTACCAGATGTGGCATGCTTTGGGAAACTGATGAGTGGAGGGATTATACCGTTGGCAGTAACTTTGACAACGGAAGCTGTTTTTGAAGCATTTAAAGGTGACTCAAAG CTTATGGCTCTTCTACATGGTCACTCTTACAGTGCCCATGCTATGGGTTGTACAGCAGCTGCAAAATCTATACAGTGGTTCAGAGATCCTTTTACAAATCCTAATGTCGAGTTTAAAGAGAAGAAACTAAAGGAG CTATGGGAAATGAAACTTGTGCTCCAGATTTCATCCCTTCCTGCTGTACAAAGAGTGATAACCTTGGGAACCCTTTGTGCTGTTGAACTCAAAGCTGAAGGCTCTGACGCTGG ATACGCATCTTTATATGCGAGCTTGCTGGTCCAGCAGCTTCGTGAAGATGGCCTCTACGTAAGGCCCTTGGGGAATGTCATTTATCTTATGTGCGGGCCGTGCACATCTTCTCATTTCTGCTCTCAACAACTTCAACAAGTATATCAGAGACTTCATGAATTCAGCCAGCATCAGCTGAGAGATTCACAATCTTTTCAAAGAGAGGGATGA